A genome region from Engraulis encrasicolus isolate BLACKSEA-1 chromosome 6, IST_EnEncr_1.0, whole genome shotgun sequence includes the following:
- the LOC134451482 gene encoding hydroxylysine kinase-like — protein MAARESKPNLSHAQVSELVRRLYCLTDSEIRPLPSYDDQNFFVSVSEGGEYVLKVMNSGDSQNPTLLELQTHAMNFLHQKGLPAQTAIPTKAGVLMSLEEIDCGFGPQKYLVRLLTYLPGTTIAKIPSSPAILYEVGKMAATMDNVFQEMEHPSLSVLQRDNFIWGLAQVPLLEKYLPAMDGDPMQQVVSKIIAQFKAEVIPKMASFRKCINHGDFNDHNILVMQDDQSQYKISGILDFGDMSSGHYIFELAIAIMYMMIESTTPVDVGGHVLAGYESVFPLNEAERDCLFLLVLCRFSQSLVMARYSVLQQPENEEYLMITSRTGIKHLSRLWELGKREVERTWFESAKKYRDQH, from the exons ATGGCAGCAAGGGAATCCAAACCAAATCTCAGCCATGCACAGGTATCTGAGCTTGTCAGACGTCTGTACTGCCTGACCGACTCGGAGATACGTCCACTTCCAAGTTACGACGACCAGAATTTCTTCGTGTCTGTGAGCGAAGGTGGGGAGTATGTGCTCAAAGTAATGAACTCCGGAGACAGCCAGAACCCCACTCTCTTGGAGTTGCAGACCCATGCCATGAACTTCTTGCACCAGAAAGGGCTCCCCGCTCAGACTGCAATTCCCACCAAGGCAGGAGTCCTGATGAGTCTGGAGGaaattg ACTGTGGTTTTGGGCCTCAGAAATACTTGGTACGCCTACTGACATATTTACCTGGTACAACTATTGCCAAGATCCCAAGCTCTCCTGCCATCCTCTATGAAGTTGGAAAAATGGCTGCCACCATGGATAATGTCTTCCAAGAG ATGGAGCACCCGAGCCTGAGTGTCCTTCAGAGGGACAACTTCATCTGGGGCCTGGCCCAGGTCCCCCTCCTGGAGAAATACCTCCCTGCCATGGATGGGGACCCCATGCAACAGGTGGTCAGCAAGATCATTGCTCAGTTCAAGGCAGAGGTTATACCGAAGATGGCCTCCTTCCGCAAAT GTATAAACCATGGAGATTTCAACGATCACAACATTCTGGTAATGCAGGACGACCAGTCCCAGTATAAAATATCGGGCATCCTAGACTTTGGCGACATGAGCAGTGGCCACTACATCTTCGAGCTGGCCATTGCCATCATGTACATGATGATCGAGAGCACGACTCCTGTGGACGTGGGCGGCCATGTTCTGGCAGGTTATGAGAGCGTCTTCCCCCTGAACGAGGCCGAGAGAGACTGCCTTTTCCTGCTGGTGCTGTGCCGGTTCAGCCAGTCGCTGGTGATGGCCCGTTATTCTGTGCTGCAGCAGCCCGAGAATGAGGAGTACCTGATGATCACATCTCGCACAGGGATCAAACACCTCAGCCGGCTCTGGGAACTCGGCAAGCGGGAGGTGGAGAGGACCTGGTTCGAGTCTGCCAAGAAGTACAGGGACCAACAttaa